In Populus nigra chromosome 1, ddPopNigr1.1, whole genome shotgun sequence, one genomic interval encodes:
- the LOC133671262 gene encoding uncharacterized protein LOC133671262: MLLPKLKAPRPLADQPSRALLPMRSNVPAPPSPINAALSSCKKGGFERNQSSHPLACTLIHLLSPSTEPEHKTAPESPDSLPISPYTRPHFPLLNRLPLIWQQEKTREQKSPSSLLFSLEAGHFRASPRHPSIGCSPFANALIISSIPAAATTPGGGAAAATPPTAPAHHSFVPAATPGGGAATATPPTSSCSTIEEKAATSSSARKRRTVPHSWNCCHSLSSILPITAAPSLERSHAKRSREEEEQPQPAVAPPSKKNRNLHLYAGEGSSSKALPDTENSLPFSSQPRQPHQEQSTSSPPPPAATVFLVDNSTVGSRRRKGKRGEQS; encoded by the exons ATGCTGCTCCCAAAACTTAAAGCCCCGCGCCCACTAGCCGACCAACCGTCGCGTGCCCTGCTCCCCATGCGCAGCAACGTCCCCGCTCCCCCGTCGCCTATAAATGCTGCTCTTAGCAGCTGCAAAAAGGGGGGGTTTGAGAGA AATCAAAGCAGCCACCCCCTTGCTTGCACATTGATCCATCTTCTTTCTCCTAGCACCGAACCAGAGCACAAGACAGCCCCCGAGAGCCCTGATTCTCTTCCAATTTCCCCCTACACACGTCCTCATTTTCCTCTCCTGAACCGTCTCCCTCTCATTTGGCAACAAGAAAAAACTAGAGAACAAAAGTCCCCCTCTTCTCTGCTTTTCTCCCTTGAGGCCGGCCATTTCAGAGCCTCTCCCCGCCATCCCTCTATCGGCTGCAGCCCTTTCGCCAACGCCCTCATCATCTCCTCCAtcccagcagcagcaacaacaccaGGAGGAGGAGCAGCGgcagcaacaccaccaaccGCACCAGCTCATCACTCCTTCGTTCCAGCAGCCACACCAGGAGGAGGAGCAGCCACAGCAACTCCACCAACTAGCAGCTGCAGCACCATTGAAGAAAAGGCAGCAACCAGCTCCTCTGCAAGGAAAAGAAGAACGGTGCCTCACTCCTGGAACTGCTGCCATTCCCTTTCATCAATACTGCCAATAACAGCAGCACCATCACTGGAAAGAAGCCACGCAAAACGCAGCAGAGAAGAGGAAGAGCAACCACAGCCAGCAGTCGCGCCACCATCAAAGAAAAACAGGAACCTGCACCTCTACGCAGGCGAAGGAAGCAGCAGCAAGGCACTGCCCGACACTGAGAACAGCCTACCATTTTCTTCCCAGCCGCGACAACCCCACCAGGAACAGAGCACGtcctctccaccaccaccagctgCCACTGTCTTCCTAGTCGACAACAGCACAGTTGGGAGCAGAAGGAGAAAGGGAAAAAGAGGAGAACAGAGTTGA
- the LOC133694085 gene encoding phytyl ester synthase 2, chloroplastic-like, with the protein MAVNGACFFAAGFPTTVRCCAKPSSSGKFKPNPAVANTIRRFAVSTEESITTETTTDFVEDGRLKKKVVEGEKMNPYVLELEKTELEYKSSRKGLNDYFEESRNFIKSSGGGVGGPPRWFSPLDCGSRLDNSPLLLYLPGIDGVGLGLSTHHSTLGKIFDIWCLHIPVKDRTSFLGLVKLVERTVRSENHRSPSKPIYLVGESLGACLALAVAARNPDIDLVLVLVNPATCFEKSQLQPLMPLLEIMPIQHQFGLPYILSLMTGDPLKMVIDNARKGVPLLEIVEGLSQDAVVIPSNLNVLAALLPRETLLWKLNMLKVASKFANSHLHAVKAQTLVLSSGRDQLLPSEEEGQRLNRVLPKCQNRSYSGSGHFLLLEDVFDLATLIKGSAFYRRGAHQDYVSDYVPPTPLEFRQIYEPNRLFLLAISSVMLSTLEDGKIVRGLAGIPSEGPVLFVGYHMLMGFELAPMVSNFLLERNIFLRGLAHPVLFIRTKKERLLPPLSQFDTFRAMGAVPVSGTNLYKLLASKAHVLLYPGGGREASHRKGEQYKLFWPEQSEFVRMAARFGAKIVPFGVVGEDDFGEVVFDYDDQMRIPFLRDYIEAVTDELGVRTEEDGEVGNQNMHRLGILPKFPGRFYYYFGKPIETEGMHELRDREKAHELYLQIKSEVEKCIGFLKEKRETDPYRNILARLSYQATNGSTSQVPTFDI; encoded by the exons ATGGCTGTAAATGGTGCTTGTTTTTTCGCGGCCGGTTTTCCAACGACGGTCCGTTGTTGTGCAAAACCATCGTCGTCCGGTAAATTCAAACCGAATCCAGCGGTGGCAAATACGATTCGTCGTTTTGCTGTTTCAACGGAGGAATCGATAACAACTGAAACGACAACGGATTTTGTAGAGGATGGAAGGTTGAAGAAGAAGGTGGTGGAAGGAGAAAAGATGAACCCATACGTCTTGGAGTTGGAGAAAACTGAATTGGAGTATAAAAGTAGTAGAAAAGGTTTGAATGATTATTTTGAGGAATCCAGAAATTTCATCAAATCAAGCGGCGGCGGTGTTGGTGGTCCGCCTCGGTGGTTCTCTCCTTTGGACTGTGGGTCGCGCTTGGATAACTCTCCTCTCCTCCTCTATTTGCCTG GGATTGATGGCGTCGGCCTAGGCCTTAGCACGCATCATTCAACTCTTGGAAA GATTTTCGACATATGGTGCTTGCATATTCCAGTCAAGGACAGAACATCTTTTCTAG GGCTAGTGAAGTTGGTGGAGAGAACAGTAAGATCGGAGAATCACCGTTCACCTAGTAAACCTATATATCTCGTCGGAGAGTCTCTTGGAGCCTGCCTTGCGCTTGCTGTGGCGGCTCGCAACCCTGATATTGATCTCGTCCTTGTTTTGGTTAATCCAG CAACATGTTTTGAGAAGTCACAACTGCAGCCTCTTATGCCTTTGTTAGAGATCATGCCCATCCAACATCAGTTCGGCCTGCCTTATATTCTGAGCTTAATGACAG GTGATCCTTTGAAGATGGTAATCGATAATGCGAGAAAGGGAGTTCCTCTGCTGGAAATAGTTGAAGGATTATCACAAGATGCTGTCGTGATTCCATCTAACCTCAAT GTTTTAGCTGCTCTCTTACCTCGAGAAACACTTCTATGGAAGCTAAATATGTTGAAAGTGGCTTCAAAATTTGCAAATTCACACCTCCATGCTGTAAAAGCTCAAACACTTGTACTTTCTAG CGGAAGGGATCAGTTGCTACCAAGTGAAGAGGAAGGTCAAAGACTTAATCGTGTTCTCCCAAAGTGTCAGAATCGCAGTTATAGTGGAAGTGGTCATTTTCTTCTCctg GAAGATGTCTTTGATTTGGCAACACTCATCAAAGGTTCTGCTTTTTATCGTCGGGGAGCACACCAAGATTATGTTTCGGATTATGTACCACCAACTCCTTTAGAATTTAGACAAATATACGAACCAAACAG GTTGTTTCTGCTTGCCATAAGTTCTGTCATGCTCTCAACCTTAGAAGATGGGAAGATAGTGAGGGGCCTTGCAGGAATCCCTTCGGAGGGACCTGTTTTGTTCGTTGGTTATCACATGTTGATGGGATTTGAGCTGGCCCCGATGGTATCcaattttttgttggaaagaaatatttttctgaGAGGTTTAGCTCATCCAGTTCTATTCATAAGAACCAAAAAAGAGCGATTGCTACCTCCATTGTCACAGTTTGACACATTTAGAGCAATGGGAGCAGTTCCTGTTTCAGGAACCAATTTATACAAACTTCTAGCTTCAAAGGCTCATGTGTTATTGTACCCAGGAGGTGGCCGTGAGGCCTCTCATCGCAAG GGTGAACAATACAAGTTGTTCTGGCCAGAACAGTCTGAGTTTGTTAGGATGGCAGCTAGGTTCGGAGCAAAAATCGTGCCATTTGGTGTTGTTGGAGAAGATGATTTTGGTGAA GTTGTTTTTGACTATGATGATCAAATGAGGATTCCTTTCCTTAGGGATTACATAGAAGCAGTAACAGATGAACTGGGCGTGAGA ACTGAAGAAGATGGTGAGGTGGGAAATCAAAATATGCATCGTTTGggaattttaccaaaatttCCAGGCAGGTTCTATTACTACTTTGGAAAACCGATAGAAACAGAAGGTAT GCATGAATTAAGAGACAGGGAGAAAGCTCATGAATTATACCTGCAAATCAAATCTGAGGTGGAGAAGTGCATTGGTTTtttgaaggagaagagagagaccGATCCTTATAGGAACATATTGGCCCGACTATCTTACCAGGCCACGAACGGCTCTACTTCTCAAGTTCCAACATTTGATATTTGA